The Elaeis guineensis isolate ETL-2024a chromosome 5, EG11, whole genome shotgun sequence DNA segment GTTATAGTATATGCATCCTAGCCTAAAGCAAGAAAAGGATTAGATGTGATATATTGCAGACGTTTTAGTGATGGTGATAGTAATATTTCACATAAAGAAGTTTCCTGATGTCAAAAAGATTCTCTCCAAAATAAAGTTTGCACGGAAGAAATTACTTCATTATCAAAGAAGTTGGACAGGAGAGATTCGTGAAATCTTGTCTATAGGATTTGTCCTGAGAGCATATCAAATATGTACTTGTAGAAAGTCCAAAGTTAAGAGTTTTAAGGATTGACTTGAGGGTTAGGCTACTTTCTTGGTTCCTTGGGGACACAGCTATCCATAGACCTCAACCACTAAAGATGGAACAAATGTAATGACCACAAAAGCTGGTGGACAATTGGCTTGATTGAGAACTCTCTGAAAACAACTCACTCCTATTTCTACAGATCATTTTCTCCAAAGCTTTAAGAAGAAAATAATAGCAGGAGATTGTAATCTTGACTTAAGACCCTTCTAGCTCCCTAAGTTTTTGTTTCTAATATTCTGTAAAATGATGTGCTGGGAACACCAACCTTTTGCTCTAAAACATAAACCTAAATATTGATAATGTAATACACATCTACATACTATGCATATTTCTGCTGACAGAGACAAAATGTCAAGCATGCACTATTCGACTCCTGTCTCGAGTTGATCATTACCATCTCTGCGATCCACTTAATATCAAAATGCAGTAGAAAAGTGAAACTGTATAGGGGCAAAGTCAGATCTATTTCAAGAATTGGACACCAGATCACAGGTTCCAATATATTTCCCCGGTAAATTTCTGCAAGAATTGTTGGATTGGATAATCGCtttacctttttttttccttttagggCACTCCAAGAGCATTgttggattcttttttttttttttccttctttcttgagAAAATTATTGGAGAGGTCCCAGTTGAAGGAAGGTAATGAAACTAATTAATTGCTTTTATTGCATGGTGGCCCAGGCTGGAAAGATAAGACCACCTCACCAACTGATAGCTCTGTGGTAGATTTTTAGACTCTTGTTCCGAAAATGAAGGCTGTATATAGCCCGGCTTCAGTGAATGTAACAAAATAGATCTCAGATACAGTGACTAGAATTGTCCAATGAAATGTTGCCATCAAAGGACACGTGTAATACATCAAACAGGTTTATAGGTACATGCCAAAAACACAAGCTCCCGAACAGCAACAACACTACTATCGGTATTGACGCCTTCTCCCGACCTCTGACCTCAAACCTGCCAAAGTATACAGAATAGTTCTGGAGAGATGTAGAAATAAAGACACCCAGGTTTAACCAAAATGACATTCCCTAGCTGTCATGAGGCACTTTGTGGGATCCGGGGTCCATCAGGTCCTGTAGAGCAATCAATTAATTGCTTTAAAGGCAGTGATAGATGTCTTCTTGCTAGAAGGTTGCTTCTGTGTACGTTTTACATCATTGTATAAACTTAGATTCGCAGTGCTGGCTTGTGGTTTATGCATCAGCTCGTTCTAGCGACCATGCCCGGTGAACTGAATGTTTTATACACAAATACTCATTTTCATCCATCACCAATGTATGAAGGAATTCAGTACTGCAGTGATAAATCTACACATTTGTATATGTTTCAGATCAAATTTCTGCAAGTTAGCGAAGGCCCACTTGCTCTGGATTGAATAAGAGGGCCAAAATCTGAAACAAGATGCTTTAGAGCATGTGACAactgaaatattttcaatatatacaTGTAATCCATGAGGATTTTACAGCCTTGTTATTGCAGTATAAATCAATGGTAAACTTTAGTTTCACGAGAAGAATTGGTACATTACTATTCACCCGATGCTGGATGCTACATAGGCAGTGATCAGAGATGTTTATTGTACAACTGCATCAAACTTGTGGCCATTCTCTCTGTCAACTACCTCCAGAAAAAAGCTACAAGCATAGCCATGACCAGAACAGGATCGTTTCTCGGATAAACAGTGAGTCGAAACTTGCGCCGTGAATAGATGACCTTCTGAAGCTTGTAACAAAGGCTTGTCTGCACAAAATATGAGCATTTAGCTACTGCCTTACTATTTTACCCCTTTCAAATTTAATGCAATATTAATCTCACAGTTCTTGTTTCAATTTGAAAATGCAGGGTATGGGAATTAGATCTATTATTTCCTTGGTAATTGAAGCCAATCTCCGAAACAGCACAAATTAGTTTCGAGTCAAACGAAATCTAATCCAGGTGATGAATCAATGGATATCTATTGGCTTCCATACCAGGACAGAAATTATTTGGGTCCAGGGTAACATAATGTACAAACACATAAATCTGGAATACCATTCATGTCATAGATGATGGGAGTTAAAGCCAAGATGCTGCATTCCTTCCTCATTACCTGAGCAAAAATGGAATCTCCCGTGAATATGGTGCATGATCTCCGAAATGGGTTGCCTTTTAGTCTAAAACTTGGTTTTAGATCTCCTTGATTTCTGCCCAGCAAGACTACTTCTAGCTCAGTTTTAAATGGAGAATACAATGTCTTTTCCACTGTAAAAATCAAATCCTTCCATTCATAGTTGTTCCCTCTGAAGGCTTGCCAGCCATCCTACAAGAAAAATATGCTCAAGATGTTTGACATGAAGCTGagtaaaaatatatttaagaaaaACATAGTAAAGCTTTATCTGGATAGGCACGCCAATTTTGAACTTACAACAATGAAATGGCATTCCCATTTTGTGGATGCAGATAATAATCAGGTCTCCATGAATAACGAAGTCTCCAAACATTTATGAGTTACCATCCTAATCTTGTACAGCAAGTATTTTGTTGAATATGGTTTCATTATACAGGTTCTTTTATGTATGTTCTAGCATTCAAATAGAGAATCACCAAATTAATTTGCTGCTATGCTGTCAAACAGGAAGTAATACATGTCTCCATGAGGATTACACTCATGATACTGACTGATGATAACTTTGTTGTTTCATTTCCATTATTTCCTTTTTTTTGGGTGGCAGGGGTACTACGATGGTCCAAACCCAGACAAATATTAGACCAAGGATCTGTTTGGGAGAATCCAGACAAGTCTCACTGGCTCCAGTAGGATGGGCTGGAGAAGAATGAAGGTCGAGAGTGGGGGAGAAGAAGGAAGCACTGGGGCATCATGGGGCCCGATCCCCACAAGATGAAAAAAAAGACCTGAGAGATCTTTTAATTCATCCCATGGGGATTGTGCATGCAT contains these protein-coding regions:
- the LOC105044773 gene encoding protein LURP-one-related 7 codes for the protein MNASISPSAWQIPVDFMITKAPLGLTGAGDLTVYDANGNLVFRIKRCSRPSPHRIKTLFDAMGNPLITVVHHNDGWQAFRGNNYEWKDLIFTVEKTLYSPFKTELEVVLLGRNQGDLKPSFRLKGNPFRRSCTIFTGDSIFAQTSLCYKLQKVIYSRRKFRLTVYPRNDPVLVMAMLVAFFWR